From Gemmatimonas sp., a single genomic window includes:
- a CDS encoding sugar phosphate isomerase/epimerase, with the protein MTNPMPRRSFLAALGAGTMGAGTLLACRGASAGNAPRAAGRLDRIGLELYAVRKAMKENPEKTLAAIRAIGYTDVELLWSFKNFDRSPQQVKATLKAEGLTATSAHMAPETLLSEWSESLRTAKTLGHQYLVVPSLPSETKRSINAWKIWADRFNVAGEEARRAGIWLAFHNEPDHLRKVEGEIPLDVFLARTEPKFVRFQLDVGNMLMGGGDPMDYLNRYKDRIGTFHLKNVVADRSKDTELGAGTFNLRAFLAAVPELAEKPCFVEQEGAADELASAKANFEYLRGLSF; encoded by the coding sequence ATGACGAACCCGATGCCCCGTCGCTCCTTTCTCGCTGCTCTCGGTGCTGGCACCATGGGCGCCGGTACCCTCCTGGCGTGCCGCGGCGCTTCGGCTGGCAATGCCCCGCGCGCCGCCGGCCGTCTGGACCGCATCGGCCTCGAGCTGTACGCCGTGCGGAAAGCCATGAAGGAGAACCCGGAGAAGACGCTGGCCGCGATCCGCGCCATCGGCTACACCGACGTGGAGCTCCTCTGGAGCTTCAAGAACTTCGATCGCTCGCCGCAACAGGTGAAGGCGACGCTCAAGGCCGAAGGGCTCACCGCCACGTCGGCCCACATGGCCCCGGAAACGCTCCTCAGCGAGTGGTCGGAGAGTCTCCGCACGGCGAAGACGCTCGGGCATCAGTACTTGGTGGTTCCCAGCCTGCCCAGCGAAACGAAGCGCTCGATCAACGCCTGGAAAATCTGGGCCGACCGCTTCAATGTGGCCGGCGAAGAGGCCCGCCGCGCCGGCATTTGGCTCGCCTTCCACAACGAGCCGGATCACCTGCGAAAGGTCGAGGGCGAGATCCCGCTCGACGTATTTTTGGCGCGCACGGAGCCCAAGTTCGTGCGTTTCCAACTCGACGTCGGCAACATGCTGATGGGCGGCGGCGATCCGATGGACTACCTGAACCGCTACAAGGACCGCATCGGGACGTTCCACCTCAAGAATGTCGTGGCCGACCGCTCCAAAGACACGGAGCTCGGCGCGGGCACGTTTAATCTGCGCGCCTTTCTGGCCGCCGTGCCGGAACTGGCCGAGAAGCCCTGCTTCGTGGAGCAGGAAGGGGCCGCCGATGAACTGGCGAGTGCGAAGGCGAACTTCGAGTATCTGCGTGGGTTGAGCTTTTAA
- a CDS encoding pyridoxal phosphate-dependent aminotransferase: protein MAEPTQSFPIDRPAIPGFRPVPHTGVIYVMDRARQLGFRPGSTDWCNLGQGQPETGPLPHSPPRPADVHISSDDYEYAPVGGMEALRRAVAHLYNARYRVGKASQYGPENVCICGGGRSSLTRVVASLGNVNLGHVLPDYTAYEELLEIFGSFSAIPLLLEPETGYALSTRDLRREITGRGLGALLMSNPSNPTGRVLRGSALASAVHEARDLKCTLILDEFYSHYLWDEALVSGTTVSAAEYVDDVNVDPVVILDGLTKGWRCPGWRLSWIVGPASVIDAATSAGSFLDGGGNRPLQDAACELLDPPRARQEVIAIHEAFAKKRRLLVDGLRAAGLTVEHEPEGGFYVWASVASLPAPLNEGDAFFEAALKEHVITVPGSFFDINPGKRRADHTSRFRQYLRFSFGPDEASVTTAVERIKAMVARAGEA from the coding sequence ATGGCCGAACCCACGCAGTCGTTTCCGATCGATCGTCCCGCCATTCCGGGATTCCGCCCCGTGCCGCACACGGGCGTCATTTACGTCATGGATCGTGCTCGCCAACTGGGCTTCCGCCCGGGCAGCACGGATTGGTGTAATTTGGGTCAGGGGCAGCCGGAAACGGGCCCCCTGCCCCATTCGCCGCCGCGGCCGGCCGATGTGCACATTTCGTCGGACGACTACGAGTACGCGCCGGTGGGCGGCATGGAAGCGCTGCGTCGCGCGGTGGCCCACTTGTACAACGCACGCTATCGCGTGGGGAAAGCGTCGCAGTACGGCCCGGAAAACGTGTGCATCTGCGGCGGTGGCCGTTCGTCGCTCACGCGGGTGGTGGCGTCACTCGGCAACGTGAATCTGGGCCACGTGCTGCCCGACTATACGGCCTACGAAGAACTGCTGGAAATCTTCGGCTCGTTCAGCGCGATCCCGCTGCTGCTCGAACCGGAAACGGGCTACGCGCTCTCCACGCGCGACCTGCGCCGTGAGATCACCGGCCGCGGTCTCGGCGCGCTGCTCATGTCGAATCCGAGTAACCCCACCGGACGTGTGTTGCGAGGCAGTGCGTTGGCGTCGGCGGTGCACGAGGCGCGCGACCTCAAGTGCACGCTGATTCTCGACGAGTTCTACTCGCATTACCTGTGGGATGAAGCACTGGTGTCGGGTACGACGGTGAGTGCCGCCGAGTATGTGGACGATGTGAACGTGGATCCGGTCGTGATTCTCGATGGGCTCACGAAGGGCTGGCGCTGTCCCGGCTGGCGCCTCAGCTGGATTGTCGGCCCGGCCAGTGTGATCGACGCCGCCACGAGTGCCGGCAGCTTCCTCGATGGCGGCGGCAATCGTCCGCTGCAGGACGCCGCCTGCGAACTCCTGGACCCCCCGCGCGCGCGCCAGGAAGTGATCGCCATTCACGAAGCGTTCGCGAAGAAGCGTCGCTTGTTGGTGGACGGTCTGCGTGCGGCCGGCCTCACGGTGGAGCACGAGCCCGAAGGCGGCTTCTACGTGTGGGCCAGCGTGGCCTCGCTGCCCGCGCCGCTGAACGAAGGCGATGCGTTCTTCGAAGCCGCGCTCAAGGAGCACGTGATCACCGTGCCAGGCAGCTTCTTCGACATCAACCCCGGTAAGCGCCGCGCCGATCATACTTCGCGCTTCCGTCAGTATCTGCGCTTCTCGTTCGGCCCTGATGAGGCGAGTGTCACGACGGCGGTGGAACGCATCAAGGCGATGGTCGCAAGAGCGGGCGAGGCGTAA
- a CDS encoding SDR family oxidoreductase: MSQSPDSVEASLSLSERVRAATELLEQFAVNRADLLHISDDDRNRLLKAAGEVSRPDAILRRQMVKATKRKKRVEKTIRTQEAESQLQETGIRRLRRQTVFTTPNYLLPASDEQTTVESDPDFREALEEQHCYVCKRDFTVLHHFYDQLCPSCAEFNYRKRGELADLTGRTALLTGGRVKIGYQAGIKLLRSGAHLIVTTRFPRDSAARYAAEADFEQWSHRLEIFGLDLRHTPSVEAFCHHLMDTHDRLDFIVNNACQTVRRPPDFYKHMMDGETTALSSMPEQVRKLLGAYEGVRGYHMLPGSTDAEDGEMLTPKNLPRALAEVAGITHAAELSQVALLPEEHTDRGHLFPEGKLDQDMQQVDLRDRNSWRLLMHEVPSVELLEVQLVNAIAPFLLNARLKPLMLRTPERDKHIVNVSAVEGQFYRKFKTTRHPHTNMAKAALNMMTRTSAADYESDGIHMNAVDTGWVTDEDPVHIAEKKVAEHRFHPPLDIVDGAARIVDPIIDGINTGEHVWGKFLKDYTPTDW; this comes from the coding sequence ATGTCCCAAAGTCCTGACTCCGTGGAAGCCAGTCTCAGCCTGTCCGAGCGAGTTCGTGCCGCGACCGAGCTGCTCGAACAGTTCGCCGTGAACCGGGCCGATCTGCTCCATATCTCCGACGACGATCGCAATCGCCTGCTCAAGGCCGCCGGCGAAGTGTCGCGCCCCGATGCCATCCTGCGTCGCCAGATGGTCAAGGCGACCAAGCGGAAGAAGCGCGTCGAGAAGACGATCCGCACGCAAGAGGCGGAGTCGCAGCTGCAGGAAACCGGCATCCGCCGCCTGCGCCGTCAGACGGTGTTCACCACGCCCAATTATCTGCTGCCGGCCTCCGACGAGCAGACGACGGTCGAGTCCGATCCCGACTTCCGCGAGGCGCTGGAGGAGCAGCATTGCTACGTGTGCAAGCGCGACTTCACCGTGCTGCATCACTTCTACGATCAGCTCTGCCCGTCGTGCGCCGAGTTCAACTATCGCAAACGTGGCGAGCTCGCCGACCTCACGGGACGCACCGCGCTACTCACCGGTGGTCGCGTGAAGATCGGCTATCAGGCCGGCATCAAGCTGCTCCGGTCGGGCGCGCATCTCATCGTGACCACGCGCTTCCCGCGTGACTCCGCCGCACGCTACGCCGCCGAAGCCGACTTCGAGCAGTGGTCGCATCGCTTGGAAATCTTCGGACTCGACCTGCGACACACGCCCAGCGTCGAAGCGTTCTGTCATCACCTGATGGACACGCACGATCGTCTCGACTTCATCGTGAACAATGCCTGTCAGACGGTGCGTCGTCCGCCCGACTTCTACAAGCATATGATGGACGGCGAGACGACCGCCCTCAGCAGCATGCCCGAACAGGTGCGCAAGCTGCTCGGCGCCTACGAAGGCGTGCGGGGCTATCACATGCTGCCGGGTTCCACCGACGCCGAAGACGGCGAGATGCTCACGCCGAAGAATCTGCCGCGCGCGCTGGCCGAAGTGGCGGGCATTACGCACGCTGCTGAGCTGTCGCAGGTCGCGCTGCTGCCGGAAGAACACACCGATCGCGGTCACCTCTTCCCCGAAGGCAAGCTCGATCAGGACATGCAGCAGGTGGACTTGCGTGACCGCAATTCCTGGCGATTGCTGATGCACGAAGTGCCGAGCGTGGAACTGCTCGAAGTGCAGCTGGTGAACGCGATCGCGCCGTTCCTGCTGAACGCGCGGCTCAAGCCGCTGATGCTGCGTACGCCGGAACGCGACAAGCACATCGTGAACGTGTCGGCGGTGGAAGGACAGTTCTATCGCAAGTTCAAGACGACGCGTCACCCGCACACGAACATGGCCAAGGCCGCGCTCAACATGATGACGCGCACCTCGGCCGCTGACTATGAGTCCGACGGCATCCACATGAATGCGGTGGATACCGGCTGGGTCACGGACGAAGATCCCGTCCACATTGCGGAAAAGAAGGTGGCCGAGCATCGCTTCCATCCGCCGCTCGACATCGTGGACGGCGCGGCCCGCATCGTCGATCCGATCATCGACGGCATCAACACCGGCGAGCACGTGTGGGGCAAGTTCCTCAAGGATTACACGCCTACGGACTGGTAG
- a CDS encoding acyl-CoA thioesterase II, with translation MSVVKELLSLLELEKLEVNIYRGQNRDLGTGRVFGGQVFAQAMVAARRTVDEPREAHSVHGYFLRAGDLKAPIVFFVDRPRDGGSFTSRRVTAIQHGEAIFHLSASFHVHIDGLEHQSDMPDVPPPEDLMPELEQIRERAEVLPPELRTVLTQDRPIDFRSFTSHVPGTDESRGAKRFVWFRVIDTLPDDAITHQAILAYASDYGFLPTALLPHQVSYRDPRLQLASLDHTIWMHRPFRADEWLLYSMDSTAAAGARGFVRGEIFTQDGTLVASVAQEGLIRLRDP, from the coding sequence ATGAGCGTCGTGAAAGAACTGCTGTCGTTACTCGAGCTCGAGAAGCTCGAGGTCAATATCTATCGTGGCCAGAACCGCGATCTCGGCACCGGTCGCGTGTTCGGCGGACAGGTGTTCGCCCAGGCGATGGTGGCGGCCCGACGCACGGTGGATGAGCCGCGCGAGGCGCACTCGGTGCATGGGTACTTCCTGCGGGCCGGCGATCTCAAGGCGCCGATCGTGTTCTTCGTGGACCGACCGCGCGACGGTGGCAGCTTCACCAGCCGCCGGGTCACGGCGATCCAGCATGGCGAGGCGATCTTCCATCTGTCGGCGTCGTTTCACGTGCACATCGACGGGCTCGAGCATCAGAGCGATATGCCCGACGTGCCGCCGCCTGAGGATCTGATGCCGGAGCTCGAGCAGATCCGTGAGCGGGCGGAGGTGTTGCCGCCGGAACTGCGCACCGTGCTCACGCAGGATCGCCCCATCGACTTCCGCTCGTTCACGTCGCACGTGCCAGGCACCGATGAATCACGTGGCGCGAAGCGCTTCGTGTGGTTCCGGGTCATCGACACGCTCCCCGACGACGCGATCACGCATCAGGCGATTCTGGCGTACGCCTCGGACTACGGATTCCTGCCCACGGCGCTATTGCCGCATCAGGTGTCCTATCGTGACCCTCGGCTGCAGTTAGCATCGCTGGACCACACGATCTGGATGCACCGCCCATTTCGCGCCGACGAGTGGCTGCTCTACAGCATGGACAGCACGGCGGCGGCGGGAGCCCGCGGCTTTGTGCGCGGCGAGATCTTCACGCAGGACGGAACCCTCGTCGCGTCAGTGGCGCAGGAAGGACTGATCAGACTCCGCGATCCTTGA
- a CDS encoding YdeI/OmpD-associated family protein — protein MGLHDPRMDAYIAKSAPFAQPILEHIRAVVHEACPDVEETIKWGFPHFDYHGTMMCSMASFKAHCALNFWLGRQVLGDKMTDEAMGQFGRITSVKDLPNKTTLKKYIKKAMALNDAGVKLSRPAAKKGATAKPVVVPSELAVALARHEGAKAAFDAFSPSHKREYCEWIAEAKRDETKAKRVEQAIEMLAEGKARNWKYGA, from the coding sequence ATGGGTTTACATGATCCCCGCATGGACGCGTATATCGCGAAGTCAGCCCCGTTCGCCCAGCCGATCCTCGAGCATATCCGGGCGGTCGTGCACGAAGCATGTCCCGACGTGGAGGAAACCATCAAATGGGGTTTCCCGCATTTCGACTACCACGGCACGATGATGTGCAGCATGGCGTCGTTCAAAGCGCACTGCGCGCTGAACTTCTGGCTGGGGCGTCAGGTGTTGGGCGACAAGATGACGGACGAAGCGATGGGACAGTTCGGACGCATCACGAGTGTGAAGGACCTGCCCAACAAGACCACGCTCAAGAAGTACATCAAGAAGGCGATGGCGCTAAACGACGCGGGCGTGAAGCTCTCGCGACCGGCCGCGAAGAAGGGCGCCACGGCAAAACCGGTGGTCGTGCCGTCGGAGTTGGCGGTGGCCCTGGCCCGTCATGAGGGGGCCAAGGCGGCGTTCGATGCCTTCAGTCCGTCGCACAAGCGCGAGTACTGCGAGTGGATTGCCGAAGCGAAGCGCGATGAGACGAAAGCGAAGCGGGTGGAGCAGGCGATCGAAATGCTCGCCGAGGGGAAGGCGCGGAACTGGAAGTACGGCGCGTAG
- a CDS encoding alpha/beta hydrolase — protein sequence MIDPRAARRMQLSTRAAASAVSLFALGVIFFAGPRPSVEWTDTSPYAATMHVVATALPDSIAAFPEWFATQERAAGVTDPDVAKRVVFADSAHPAKTPWSVVYLHGFSATRQETSPLSEEVARALGANLYETRLRGHGLPGDSLGHVQARDWMGDAAFALDVARRLGDSVLVIGTSTGGTLGVWLATLPKPVREGLHALVLISPNFGPKDPAAGLLTLPWAEVVLPRFIPQREWTAKNEEQRRFWTMRYPSTALFPMQALVEHVRDVPLDGYDVPTLVFYHEGDEVVDAKRTTAWLDALDASGRVKAERVLVIPTAGEDGHVIAGRIVAPSQTATFRDRIVAFVRR from the coding sequence ATGATCGACCCACGTGCAGCGCGCCGAATGCAGCTCTCTACGCGCGCCGCGGCGAGCGCGGTGAGCCTGTTCGCGCTGGGGGTCATCTTCTTCGCCGGGCCACGTCCCAGCGTGGAGTGGACCGACACGAGCCCGTACGCGGCCACGATGCACGTGGTCGCGACGGCACTTCCCGATAGCATCGCGGCGTTTCCTGAGTGGTTCGCTACCCAGGAGCGCGCCGCCGGGGTGACCGATCCCGACGTGGCAAAACGCGTCGTCTTTGCCGACAGCGCGCACCCGGCGAAGACACCGTGGAGCGTGGTGTACCTGCACGGTTTCTCCGCCACGCGGCAGGAAACGTCACCGCTCAGCGAAGAGGTGGCGCGCGCCCTCGGCGCCAACCTGTACGAAACGCGACTCCGCGGTCACGGCCTGCCCGGCGATTCTCTTGGGCACGTGCAGGCGCGCGACTGGATGGGCGACGCCGCGTTTGCCCTCGACGTGGCCCGTCGGCTCGGTGATTCCGTACTCGTGATCGGCACCAGCACCGGCGGCACCCTCGGCGTGTGGCTGGCCACGCTGCCCAAGCCCGTGCGAGAGGGGCTGCACGCCCTCGTGCTCATCTCGCCCAACTTCGGGCCGAAAGATCCGGCCGCCGGTCTCCTCACGCTGCCGTGGGCCGAGGTCGTGCTGCCGCGTTTCATTCCGCAGCGCGAGTGGACCGCGAAGAACGAGGAGCAAAGGCGCTTCTGGACGATGCGGTATCCATCGACCGCCCTGTTTCCGATGCAGGCGCTGGTCGAACATGTGCGCGACGTGCCATTGGACGGGTACGATGTTCCCACACTGGTCTTTTACCACGAGGGTGACGAGGTCGTGGATGCGAAACGTACGACGGCTTGGCTCGATGCACTCGACGCGTCAGGTCGCGTGAAAGCGGAGCGGGTGCTCGTGATTCCGACCGCCGGTGAAGACGGCCACGTCATCGCCGGTCGTATCGTGGCACCCAGTCAAACGGCCACGTTTCGCGATCGCATCGTGGCCTTCGTACGACGCTAG
- a CDS encoding TldD/PmbA family protein produces the protein MSESSSDTMRDTKAMAAIGVLSREQAQAIVDRAVKLSKADAVRVSVNSSRETNLRFADNQMSTSGVTTNSTIRIQSVFGKRKASVVTNDRSDEGLRRAVEQSEALARLAPEDPEYLGELPPQTYAPVNAWFDRTADLSAEDRAKAAMTALAPARAAKDLTVAGFIICNANASAIGNSAGLFAYHRGTSANYTLTARTTDGTGSGWVGSESTDWSAIDFQSVADRAIDKARRSRNPVGIEPGRYTVIFEPEATANLVSLMGGAFQARSADEGRSAFSKAGGGTRLGEKIVDERVTLLTDPADPLILGSPFDGEGMPTGKQTWVQNGVLNSLAYNRFWANKQGKTATGGAQSLRMASGKDTIESMIAGTTRGVLVTRLWYLRPLDARTLMYTGLTRDGTFLIENGKIARSIKNFRFNDSPLFMLNNLEGVGAAVRTAGGEGGPGVAMPPIKVRDFNFSSSSDAV, from the coding sequence ATGAGCGAGTCCTCGAGCGATACCATGCGCGACACGAAAGCCATGGCCGCCATTGGCGTGCTCTCGCGTGAACAGGCACAGGCGATCGTCGACCGCGCCGTGAAGCTGTCGAAGGCCGACGCCGTGCGCGTGTCGGTGAACAGCTCGCGCGAAACGAATCTGCGCTTCGCAGACAATCAGATGTCGACGTCGGGTGTGACGACCAACAGCACGATCCGCATTCAGAGTGTGTTCGGCAAGCGCAAGGCGAGTGTGGTCACCAACGATCGCAGCGACGAAGGACTGCGTCGTGCCGTCGAACAGTCGGAAGCGCTGGCGCGACTGGCGCCGGAAGACCCCGAGTATCTCGGTGAGCTGCCGCCGCAGACATATGCACCAGTGAACGCGTGGTTCGATCGCACCGCCGATCTCTCGGCCGAAGATCGCGCCAAAGCCGCCATGACGGCGCTCGCGCCGGCGCGCGCCGCCAAGGATCTCACGGTGGCCGGGTTCATCATCTGCAACGCCAACGCCAGCGCGATCGGCAACAGCGCGGGGTTGTTTGCGTATCATCGCGGCACGAGTGCGAACTACACACTCACTGCCCGCACTACCGACGGCACGGGCTCAGGTTGGGTGGGCAGTGAAAGCACCGACTGGAGCGCCATCGACTTCCAGTCGGTGGCCGACCGCGCCATCGACAAAGCACGTCGCTCGCGTAATCCGGTAGGTATCGAGCCCGGTCGCTACACCGTGATCTTCGAGCCCGAGGCCACGGCCAATCTCGTGAGTCTTATGGGTGGAGCCTTTCAGGCGCGCTCGGCCGACGAAGGGCGTTCGGCCTTCTCGAAGGCCGGCGGTGGCACGCGCCTCGGCGAGAAAATTGTCGATGAACGCGTCACGCTGCTCACCGATCCCGCCGACCCGCTCATTCTCGGGTCGCCGTTCGATGGCGAAGGCATGCCCACAGGCAAACAGACGTGGGTGCAGAACGGTGTGCTCAATTCGCTCGCGTACAACCGCTTCTGGGCCAACAAGCAGGGCAAGACGGCCACCGGCGGTGCGCAGTCGCTGCGCATGGCCAGCGGCAAGGACACCATCGAGTCGATGATCGCTGGCACCACGCGCGGTGTGCTCGTCACGCGTTTGTGGTATCTGCGTCCGCTCGACGCGCGCACGCTCATGTACACGGGCCTCACGCGCGACGGCACGTTCTTGATCGAGAACGGCAAGATTGCGCGCTCCATCAAGAACTTCCGTTTCAACGATTCGCCGTTGTTCATGTTGAACAACCTCGAAGGCGTGGGCGCCGCCGTGCGCACCGCTGGTGGTGAAGGTGGTCCCGGGGTGGCGATGCCCCCCATCAAGGTGCGCGACTTCAATTTCTCCAGTTCGTCGGACGCGGTATGA
- a CDS encoding TldD/PmbA family protein: protein MTTRRDFLVTGGAALGALAIGPSALRALPGFKPLPALYTDAATRELMMEALDAAKRYGASWADVRISRNRNNSIQTRERQVTDVVDTDTMGCGVRVLVDGCWGFCATQELTKEGVGTAAQEAVAIAKANRIARDRRVELAPSPAHPNATWRSAYQIDPFTVPVETKADLLLRANAEALKVPNVRFVNSGLSFVKEERNYANTDGSVITQDYVRSWVTMSCTAVAPDRSGTAVRGPEVVQPAGRGWEYVLEADIVKNATKWGEEAAEKLTAKPVEPGRYDLILHPSQLFLTIHESLAHPTELDRAMGYEANYAGTSFMAPPEKVLGSLKLGPPMMNLVGNRNEVGALATIGYDDDGVQPDTFHIVKDGILNDYQTTREQAPWLSSWYAKNGKPVRSHGCSYAQSWADVQFQRMPNVSLQPGAKDLSWDDLIAATDKGIAMIGRASYSIDQQRYNAQFGAQLCYEVRKGKIIGQVKDAAYQMRTPDFWNTLDMLGGKSSYEFGGTFNDGKGQPGQANAVSHGCPPTRFKNANIINTGRTV from the coding sequence ATGACTACTCGTCGCGATTTTCTCGTCACCGGCGGCGCCGCACTCGGCGCGCTGGCGATCGGCCCGAGTGCGCTGCGTGCACTGCCCGGGTTCAAGCCGCTGCCCGCGCTCTACACCGACGCGGCGACCCGCGAGCTCATGATGGAGGCGCTCGACGCCGCCAAGCGCTACGGCGCCTCATGGGCCGACGTGCGCATCTCGCGCAATCGCAACAACAGCATCCAGACGCGCGAACGACAAGTCACCGACGTGGTCGACACCGACACCATGGGCTGCGGTGTACGCGTGCTGGTCGATGGCTGTTGGGGGTTCTGCGCCACGCAGGAACTCACCAAGGAAGGCGTCGGTACGGCCGCGCAGGAAGCCGTGGCCATTGCCAAGGCCAATCGCATCGCGCGCGACCGACGCGTGGAGCTCGCGCCGTCGCCCGCGCACCCGAACGCCACGTGGCGCAGCGCGTACCAGATCGACCCCTTCACCGTCCCGGTGGAGACCAAGGCCGACCTGCTGCTGCGCGCCAACGCCGAAGCGCTGAAAGTACCCAACGTGCGCTTCGTGAATTCCGGCCTTTCGTTCGTGAAGGAAGAGCGCAACTACGCGAACACCGACGGCTCGGTGATCACGCAGGACTACGTGCGCAGCTGGGTCACCATGAGTTGCACCGCCGTGGCGCCGGATCGCTCGGGCACCGCCGTGCGCGGCCCCGAAGTCGTGCAGCCCGCCGGTCGCGGCTGGGAGTACGTGCTCGAAGCCGACATCGTGAAGAACGCCACCAAGTGGGGCGAGGAAGCCGCGGAAAAGCTCACCGCCAAGCCGGTGGAGCCGGGGCGCTACGATCTCATTCTGCATCCGTCGCAGCTGTTCCTCACCATCCACGAATCGCTCGCGCACCCCACCGAGCTCGATCGCGCGATGGGCTACGAAGCCAACTACGCCGGCACCAGCTTCATGGCGCCGCCCGAAAAGGTGCTCGGCTCGCTCAAGCTCGGACCGCCGATGATGAACCTCGTGGGCAACCGCAACGAAGTGGGCGCGCTGGCTACCATCGGTTACGACGACGACGGCGTGCAGCCCGACACCTTCCACATCGTGAAGGACGGCATTCTCAACGACTACCAGACCACGCGTGAACAGGCGCCCTGGCTGTCGTCGTGGTATGCCAAGAACGGAAAGCCCGTACGCTCGCACGGCTGCTCGTACGCGCAGAGCTGGGCCGACGTGCAGTTCCAGCGCATGCCCAACGTGTCGCTGCAGCCCGGCGCGAAAGACCTGAGCTGGGATGATCTCATCGCTGCCACCGACAAGGGCATCGCCATGATCGGCCGTGCCTCGTACTCCATCGACCAGCAGCGCTACAACGCGCAGTTCGGCGCGCAGCTCTGCTACGAAGTGCGTAAGGGCAAGATCATCGGTCAGGTGAAGGACGCGGCGTATCAAATGCGCACGCCGGACTTCTGGAACACGCTCGACATGCTGGGCGGCAAGAGCAGCTACGAGTTCGGCGGCACCTTCAACGACGGCAAGGGTCAACCCGGACAGGCCAACGCCGTGAGCCACGGCTGCCCGCCCACGCGCTTCAAGAACGCGAACATCATCAACACGGGACGCACGGTATGA
- a CDS encoding dienelactone hydrolase family protein, whose protein sequence is MNAFAYTARLAAGTALLVAAATTAGAQATQPDYAAAMHREHMNETPTASAGARIAPRMDVVGETVTYGTINGKAIKGFLAKPAAGAKTGKAIIMVHEWWGLNEGIQAMAKRYAGEGYTVLAVDLFGSVATTPDAAMKLYQAGMADIAGGEKNLGEAITYLKKAGATSVGSVGYCYGGHWSLRTGLVGGANLDAVVMYYGAPITDPAQLARLKAPVLGLFGGKDTGIPLDSVRAMEAAMKKGGRKVTINVYENANHAFANPTGQAYDKSAAEDAFAKTVGFFKTNLK, encoded by the coding sequence ATGAACGCTTTCGCCTACACCGCCCGGCTCGCCGCCGGCACCGCTCTACTCGTCGCCGCCGCCACGACCGCCGGCGCCCAAGCCACCCAGCCCGACTACGCCGCCGCGATGCACCGCGAGCATATGAACGAAACCCCGACCGCATCCGCCGGCGCCCGCATCGCGCCGCGCATGGACGTGGTGGGCGAGACCGTGACCTACGGCACGATCAACGGGAAGGCCATCAAGGGCTTCCTCGCCAAGCCGGCCGCCGGCGCCAAGACGGGCAAGGCGATCATCATGGTGCACGAATGGTGGGGCCTCAACGAAGGCATCCAGGCCATGGCCAAGCGCTATGCTGGTGAAGGCTACACCGTGCTCGCCGTCGATCTGTTCGGCTCCGTCGCCACGACCCCCGATGCCGCCATGAAGCTGTACCAGGCGGGCATGGCGGACATTGCCGGTGGTGAGAAGAACCTCGGCGAGGCCATCACGTATCTCAAGAAGGCGGGCGCCACCTCAGTCGGCTCGGTGGGCTACTGCTACGGCGGACACTGGTCGCTGCGCACCGGCCTCGTGGGCGGCGCCAACCTCGACGCCGTCGTGATGTACTACGGCGCGCCGATCACCGATCCGGCGCAGCTCGCGCGCCTCAAGGCGCCGGTGCTGGGGCTGTTCGGCGGCAAGGACACCGGCATCCCGCTCGACAGCGTGCGCGCGATGGAAGCGGCCATGAAGAAGGGCGGTCGCAAGGTCACCATCAACGTGTACGAGAACGCCAACCATGCGTTCGCGAACCCCACCGGCCAGGCCTACGACAAGTCGGCTGCCGAAGACGCGTTCGCCAAGACGGTCGGCTTCTTCAAGACCAACCTGAAGTAA